In Marinobacter sp. LQ44, the following are encoded in one genomic region:
- a CDS encoding IS256 family transposase, translating to MSESNLHALSQPEVASNDPLHELIRQGARDLIAQAVETELESLLKQYADVKTPDGRRAVVRNGHLPKRAVQTGVGDVEVQVPKVRDRSGSGIRFNSHLLPPYLKRARSLEELIPWLYLRGVSSGDFQEALSALVGEQANGLSANTVSRLKSKWLDEHKGWQRRDLSQKRYVYWWADGVYSNVRLDDRLCLLVIIGVTEHGHKELVAVEDGHRESEASWRELLTDLRERGLEPSPKLAVGDGALGFWKALSKVFPDTRHQRCWVHKTANVLDKLPKSVQPKVKSALHEIYLAETRDSAHKAFDSTLRRFRDKYPKAMENLEKDRDELLAFYDFPATHWIHLRTTNPIESTFATVRLRTKRSRSCGNRDTTLSMVFKLLQSAQKRWKRIKGFDQLKLVVDNVQFQDGIQVEDQSDRNAA from the coding sequence ATGTCCGAGTCTAACCTGCATGCTCTTTCACAACCAGAGGTAGCCAGCAACGACCCGTTGCACGAGTTGATCCGGCAGGGTGCCCGGGACCTGATCGCACAGGCCGTTGAGACGGAGCTGGAGAGCCTGTTGAAGCAGTACGCGGACGTCAAGACGCCGGATGGCCGCCGTGCTGTGGTGCGTAATGGGCACCTTCCCAAACGCGCTGTTCAGACAGGCGTCGGCGACGTAGAAGTCCAGGTTCCCAAAGTCCGGGATCGCAGTGGCTCCGGTATTCGCTTCAACAGCCACCTGCTGCCACCGTACCTGAAGCGCGCCCGGAGTCTGGAGGAACTGATTCCCTGGCTCTACCTGCGTGGCGTTTCCTCCGGTGACTTCCAGGAGGCCCTGAGCGCGCTGGTCGGCGAGCAGGCCAATGGCCTGTCGGCGAACACGGTCTCCCGGCTCAAGTCGAAGTGGCTTGATGAGCACAAGGGCTGGCAGCGACGGGACCTGAGTCAGAAACGCTATGTGTACTGGTGGGCTGACGGCGTGTACAGCAACGTCCGTCTGGATGACCGGCTCTGCCTGCTGGTGATCATCGGCGTGACCGAGCATGGTCACAAGGAGCTGGTGGCTGTCGAGGACGGCCACCGGGAGTCCGAAGCCAGCTGGCGAGAGCTACTCACGGATTTGCGGGAACGTGGCTTGGAGCCCTCGCCCAAGCTGGCTGTTGGCGACGGCGCACTGGGCTTCTGGAAGGCTCTGAGCAAGGTGTTTCCGGACACCCGGCATCAGCGGTGCTGGGTGCATAAGACCGCCAACGTGTTGGACAAGCTGCCCAAGTCGGTACAACCGAAGGTGAAGTCAGCCTTGCATGAAATCTACCTGGCGGAGACCCGAGACAGCGCCCACAAGGCGTTCGACAGCACCTTGAGACGATTCCGAGACAAGTACCCGAAGGCCATGGAAAACCTGGAGAAGGACCGGGATGAGCTGCTGGCCTTCTACGATTTTCCGGCGACTCACTGGATTCACTTGCGGACCACCAATCCGATTGAATCCACGTTTGCCACGGTGAGGCTCAGAACCAAGCGGAGCCGCTCCTGTGGCAACCGGGACACCACGTTATCGATGGTGTTCAAACTGCTCCAATCCGCCCAGAAACGCTGGAAGCGGATCAAGGGGTTCGACCAACTGAAGCTGGTCGTGGATAACGTACAGTTTCAGGATGGAATACAGGTGGAAGATCAATCTGACAGGAACGCTGCCTGA
- a CDS encoding WYL domain-containing protein encodes MTRHATLNPSFAGLKDVPAPTESVSIPHRAVLPEVLRKVVQATQTRSRLEVVYRSLSSPQGEDRIIAPHTLVYSGQRWHVRAWCEKRRTFRDFVLTRMAPGAELLGDALEDADPALDTNWQNQILVRLGPNPGLSPEQQRLVALDYGMDDDQELKVPVRRALTHYLLQSLNVVLGNSQLSPIEQPLVVVNLDDLKPYVFSG; translated from the coding sequence ATGACGCGCCACGCCACGCTGAATCCATCGTTTGCAGGGTTGAAAGATGTGCCTGCACCTACGGAATCTGTGTCCATCCCGCACCGGGCTGTTCTGCCGGAAGTTTTACGGAAAGTCGTGCAAGCGACGCAAACCCGCAGCCGGTTGGAAGTAGTTTACCGCTCACTTTCAAGCCCTCAGGGCGAGGATCGCATTATCGCACCTCATACGCTGGTGTATTCTGGGCAGCGCTGGCATGTTCGCGCATGGTGTGAAAAACGTCGAACTTTTCGTGATTTTGTTCTAACGAGAATGGCGCCCGGTGCGGAGCTTCTTGGTGATGCTTTAGAGGATGCAGATCCGGCGCTGGACACTAATTGGCAGAATCAGATCCTCGTCCGCCTTGGACCAAATCCGGGGCTATCCCCTGAGCAACAGCGATTGGTGGCTCTTGATTACGGGATGGACGACGATCAGGAACTGAAGGTTCCGGTGCGCCGTGCGTTGACTCACTATCTTTTGCAATCGTTGAATGTTGTTTTGGGGAATAGCCAGCTTTCACCGATTGAGCAGCCTTTGGTTGTGGTGAATTTGGATGATTTGAAGCCTTATGTCTTTAGCGGGTAA
- a CDS encoding InlB B-repeat-containing protein: MQTSARSTKNNQHSSGVFSIRSLNLLIICCLISLISACGGGGGSGDSEGSNSSAVEATYEVVVFANPFDAGTLTGGGTYREGDVAAITATPAAGYEFVSWTDSNGILVSEQPDFEIIVSQGNRLTANYQLIPTITEVGMPSDGIVIRFEAVRIVSGRIYAITKEATVGDGHAGLWLSNDDGMNWTQVLTGEVAFVSIASGDPYLVMAGGEDVYHLSTDGGVNWSTGVIRDPVFGNPMSFSDGAAFNASEGIFLATSGVMGPGLYRSIDQGGNWDRVLSEI; this comes from the coding sequence ATGCAGACATCGGCCAGATCAACCAAAAATAACCAGCACTCCTCAGGAGTTTTTTCCATTCGCTCCCTTAACTTACTGATTATTTGTTGTCTAATATCGTTAATCTCGGCATGCGGTGGAGGTGGCGGATCAGGGGATTCTGAGGGATCGAATTCTTCGGCGGTAGAAGCGACGTATGAGGTAGTTGTATTTGCTAACCCTTTTGATGCCGGGACGTTGACTGGCGGGGGCACTTACAGGGAGGGAGATGTTGCTGCCATTACCGCGACACCTGCAGCGGGTTATGAGTTTGTAAGCTGGACAGATAGCAACGGCATTTTGGTTTCAGAACAGCCGGATTTCGAGATAATTGTCAGCCAAGGCAACAGGCTGACTGCGAACTACCAGCTCATCCCAACGATAACCGAGGTTGGTATGCCTTCTGATGGCATTGTGATTAGGTTTGAGGCCGTACGCATAGTTTCTGGAAGGATTTATGCCATTACAAAGGAGGCGACTGTTGGTGACGGCCACGCGGGCCTATGGTTGTCAAATGATGATGGTATGAACTGGACGCAGGTTCTGACTGGTGAAGTAGCTTTTGTGAGCATCGCCTCCGGGGATCCGTATCTTGTTATGGCCGGTGGGGAGGATGTTTATCATCTGTCTACCGATGGTGGTGTTAACTGGTCTACCGGTGTTATCAGGGATCCGGTATTCGGCAATCCTATGTCATTCAGTGATGGCGCTGCATTCAATGCCAGTGAGGGTATTTTTCTGGCTACCTCCGGTGTGATGGGGCCCGGGCTTTATAGGTCGATCGACCAAGGTGGCAACTGGGATCGTGTGCTCTCAGAGATCTAG
- a CDS encoding IS1380 family transposase, which produces MRTFTLQQSRTEVYTPNGGLALVGHCLNRHTSLTKTARTVAKRHGIPNIELIRTYLGLITLGKSDFEAAEPVRTDPFFKSALGIKQSPSSARLRQRFDEDAQGLTPLLDDASVEFLQSVEAPVSPLAMGHVALDMDVFPMDNSQTHKEGVSYTYKGYDGYAPLAAYLGQEGWCLGCELRPGSQHANKGFLDTLKRVLPRARSMTDKPILLRLDSAHDARANRDFLREQDQVDFLIKWNPRKEDPLVWADKAQARKAWSLERDGKMEAVLSETILDEPGLRRIVKITVRTSDAEGQLYLEPEVSLEGWVTSLPAEVADEQHTMALYSDHATSEQFHSEFKTDLNLERLPSGKFDTNNLIMAFATMGYNVLRWMGLRLTGPDAPVRHPAKRRRLRTVMQEIMTMACRLVHSGRQWILRFGRHCPGFTVYRDLYRGLASSG; this is translated from the coding sequence ATGCGCACTTTCACTCTCCAACAATCCCGAACCGAAGTCTATACACCCAACGGCGGGCTGGCCTTGGTCGGTCATTGTCTGAACCGGCATACATCGCTTACCAAGACTGCCCGCACCGTCGCCAAGCGGCACGGCATTCCGAACATCGAACTGATCCGGACCTACCTGGGCCTGATCACGCTGGGCAAGAGTGACTTCGAGGCGGCCGAGCCAGTGCGAACAGACCCATTTTTCAAGTCTGCGCTGGGCATCAAGCAATCGCCATCCTCGGCCCGGTTGCGCCAGCGATTTGATGAAGATGCTCAAGGCCTGACGCCCCTGCTGGATGATGCCAGCGTCGAGTTTCTTCAGTCCGTCGAGGCCCCGGTGTCACCTCTGGCGATGGGCCACGTTGCGCTGGATATGGATGTCTTTCCCATGGACAACAGCCAGACCCATAAGGAGGGTGTCAGCTACACCTACAAGGGCTACGACGGTTATGCACCGCTGGCCGCCTACCTGGGGCAGGAAGGCTGGTGCCTGGGTTGCGAGCTGCGCCCTGGCAGCCAGCACGCCAACAAGGGATTTCTCGACACCCTAAAACGGGTGTTACCCCGGGCTCGATCAATGACGGATAAGCCCATTTTGTTGCGTCTGGACAGCGCACACGATGCCCGTGCCAATCGCGATTTCCTGCGCGAGCAGGACCAGGTCGACTTCCTGATCAAATGGAACCCTCGTAAAGAGGATCCGCTCGTCTGGGCGGACAAGGCCCAGGCCCGAAAAGCCTGGTCACTGGAACGCGATGGCAAGATGGAAGCGGTTCTGTCAGAAACGATTCTGGACGAGCCCGGTCTGCGTCGCATCGTGAAGATCACCGTTCGTACCAGCGATGCCGAGGGCCAGCTGTATCTCGAACCGGAAGTCAGCCTCGAAGGCTGGGTGACTTCATTGCCGGCCGAAGTAGCCGACGAGCAACACACCATGGCGCTGTACAGCGATCACGCCACCAGTGAGCAGTTCCACAGCGAGTTCAAGACCGACCTGAATCTGGAACGACTGCCGTCCGGGAAATTCGACACCAACAACCTGATCATGGCCTTCGCAACGATGGGGTACAACGTGCTGCGCTGGATGGGCCTGAGACTGACCGGCCCGGATGCGCCGGTGCGCCATCCGGCCAAACGTCGCCGCCTGAGAACCGTGATGCAGGAAATCATGACCATGGCCTGCCGCCTGGTGCACAGCGGCCGGCAATGGATACTGAGATTTGGCCGACACTGTCCAGGCTTTACGGTTTACCGCGACCTTTATCGGGGCCTTGCTTCCTCTGGATAG
- a CDS encoding IS256 family transposase translates to MHALSQPEATTNDPLHDLIRQGARDLIARAVESELQGLLDQYADVLTPDGRKAVVRNGHLPKRTIQTGVGDVDVQVPKVRDRSGSGIRFNSQLLPPYLKRARSLDELIPWLYLRGVSSGDFQEALSALVGKQAKGLSANTVSRLKAQWLKEHEDWRRRDLGQKRYVYWWADGVYSNVRLDDRLCLLVIIGVTEHGHKELVAVEDGHRESEASWRELLTGLRERGLDDAPKLAVGDGALGFWKALSKVFPDTRHQRCWVHKTANVLDKLPKSVQQKVKSDLHEIYLAETRDSAHKAFDSTLRRFRDKYPKAMENLEKDRDELLAFYDFPAAHWIHLRTTNPIESTFATVRLRTKRSRSCGNRDTTLSMVFKLLQSAQKRWKRIKGFNQLKLVVNNVQFRDGERVDDQSGRDAA, encoded by the coding sequence CTGCATGCTCTTTCACAACCAGAGGCGACCACGAACGATCCCTTGCACGATCTGATCCGACAGGGTGCCCGTGACCTGATTGCGCGGGCTGTCGAGTCTGAACTTCAGGGGCTACTGGATCAGTATGCCGATGTATTGACACCCGATGGTCGCAAGGCGGTGGTCCGCAACGGACACCTGCCCAAGCGCACGATCCAGACAGGCGTTGGGGATGTTGACGTCCAAGTGCCCAAGGTCCGGGACCGCAGCGGCTCCGGCATTCGCTTTAACAGCCAGCTCTTGCCACCGTATTTGAAGCGGGCCCGGAGTCTGGATGAACTCATCCCCTGGCTCTACCTGCGCGGTGTCTCCTCTGGTGATTTCCAGGAGGCCCTGAGTGCCCTGGTCGGCAAGCAGGCTAAGGGCCTGTCCGCCAACACGGTGTCACGGCTCAAGGCGCAGTGGCTGAAGGAACACGAGGATTGGCGTCGCCGTGACCTGGGCCAGAAGCGCTACGTCTACTGGTGGGCGGACGGTGTCTACAGCAATGTTCGTCTGGATGATCGACTTTGCCTGCTGGTGATCATCGGAGTCACAGAGCATGGCCACAAGGAGCTGGTCGCGGTGGAAGACGGCCATCGCGAGTCCGAAGCCAGTTGGAGAGAGCTGCTCACCGGCTTGCGGGAACGTGGCCTGGACGATGCCCCCAAGCTGGCCGTAGGCGACGGGGCTTTGGGCTTCTGGAAAGCGCTGAGCAAGGTGTTTCCGGATACCCGCCACCAGCGGTGCTGGGTTCACAAGACTGCCAACGTGCTGGACAAGCTGCCCAAGTCCGTACAGCAGAAGGTGAAGTCAGACCTGCATGAGATCTATCTGGCGGAGACCCGTGATAGCGCTCACAAAGCCTTTGACAGCACGTTAAGGCGATTTCGGGACAAGTACCCGAAGGCCATGGAAAACCTTGAGAAGGACCGGGATGAACTGCTGGCCTTTTACGACTTCCCGGCAGCGCACTGGATTCACTTGAGGACCACGAATCCCATTGAGTCCACCTTCGCCACAGTCAGGCTAAGGACCAAGCGAAGCCGGTCCTGTGGCAACCGCGACACCACGTTATCGATGGTGTTCAAATTGCTCCAATCCGCCCAGAAACGCTGGAAGCGGATCAAGGGGTTTAACCAACTGAAGCTGGTCGTGAACAACGTTCAGTTTCGGGATGGAGAGCGAGTGGATGATCAATCCGGCAGAGACGCCGCTTGA
- the tnpA gene encoding IS66 family insertion sequence element accessory protein TnpA: MTHAERKRLWQQHIEDWQASGLSGMAYCQQQSLTYCRFVYWRKKLAEPETVIAERPAGLSGFAKVAALPGPKSSEGLTVSLPGGVSITGLHAGNVELLGAVLRQL, encoded by the coding sequence ATGACACACGCCGAACGCAAGCGTCTCTGGCAGCAACATATCGAAGACTGGCAGGCGTCCGGTTTGTCCGGCATGGCCTACTGCCAGCAGCAGTCACTGACCTATTGTCGCTTTGTTTACTGGCGCAAAAAGCTGGCTGAGCCGGAGACCGTGATTGCGGAGCGCCCGGCTGGGCTCTCTGGCTTTGCCAAGGTGGCGGCGTTGCCTGGCCCGAAATCGTCGGAAGGCTTAACCGTGTCGTTGCCCGGTGGTGTCTCGATCACCGGGCTGCACGCCGGTAATGTGGAGTTACTCGGTGCCGTGCTGAGGCAACTGTAA
- the tnpB gene encoding IS66 family insertion sequence element accessory protein TnpB (TnpB, as the term is used for proteins encoded by IS66 family insertion elements, is considered an accessory protein, since TnpC, encoded by a neighboring gene, is a DDE family transposase.) codes for MRHRYLRPSWDLPEIYLYRQPIDFRKQANGLALIVEQELGHNPFSGALFAFTNRQRNKIKCLMWEDNGFVLYYKSLAEEKFKWPGPEDELMSLNGEQINWLLDGYDITLLKGHKTLYYESVG; via the coding sequence ATGCGCCATCGGTACCTTCGCCCCTCCTGGGATCTGCCAGAGATTTACTTGTATCGTCAGCCGATTGATTTCCGCAAGCAGGCCAACGGATTGGCACTGATTGTCGAGCAGGAGTTAGGCCATAATCCGTTCTCCGGCGCGCTTTTCGCCTTCACCAACCGGCAGCGCAACAAGATCAAGTGCCTGATGTGGGAAGACAACGGCTTCGTGCTCTACTACAAGTCTTTGGCTGAAGAAAAATTCAAATGGCCGGGCCCAGAGGATGAGCTGATGTCGCTGAACGGCGAGCAGATCAATTGGTTGCTGGACGGCTACGACATCACCCTGCTTAAGGGCCATAAAACTCTGTATTATGAGAGTGTTGGATAG
- the tnpC gene encoding IS66 family transposase, whose amino-acid sequence MKTTPDNTSKTPDFSGLSTAEMLAVISDMQEQLAAKEAELQQRDQAAKARESYIAILEELLRYKKIQQFAASSEKQPSQITLFDEAELEVGIDELRDELPEDVEEAEAPPRSRKRRQRGFSDTLLRERIELTLSDEEKAGASKTFFTKVKEELEYIPAQLKVLEYWQEKAVFEQGGQEHIVAAPRSAHPLGKCIATPSLLAYLITSKYADGLPLYRQEQMLKRLGHEVSRTSMAHWIIRLNDVFKPLMTLMRETQNGSDYLQADETRIQVLKEDGKKAQSDKWMWVTRGGPPGKPSVLFEYDPSRGGQVPVRLLDDFQGILQADGYSGYGQVCRENKLTRIGCWDHARRKFVDASRAAPAMGKKGPPSKADVALSHIRKLYAVEKAANELSDAERYRVRQEKSLPLLNTFKAWLEKNASKVLKGSLTRKAMDYTLSQWGTLTGYCERGDLQISNVLAENAIRPFAVGRKAWLFADTTQGANASATCYSLIETAKANNLEPSAYIHHVLKHIAEADTLEKLETLLPWNAELPASKKVAQYD is encoded by the coding sequence ATGAAAACAACGCCTGATAACACCTCCAAAACACCCGATTTCAGCGGTCTCTCCACCGCTGAAATGCTGGCTGTTATCAGCGATATGCAAGAACAACTGGCCGCAAAAGAAGCCGAGCTTCAGCAGCGCGACCAAGCGGCCAAAGCACGTGAAAGCTACATCGCCATTCTCGAAGAGTTGCTGCGCTACAAAAAGATCCAGCAATTCGCAGCCAGCAGCGAAAAGCAGCCCAGCCAGATCACTCTATTCGACGAAGCCGAACTGGAAGTCGGGATTGACGAGCTACGCGATGAGTTGCCTGAGGATGTTGAAGAGGCCGAGGCACCGCCGCGTTCCCGCAAACGCCGTCAACGTGGCTTCTCCGACACGCTCTTGCGTGAGCGTATTGAGCTGACCCTTAGTGACGAAGAGAAAGCCGGAGCCAGCAAGACCTTCTTCACCAAGGTGAAAGAAGAGCTGGAGTACATTCCCGCACAGTTGAAGGTGCTGGAATACTGGCAGGAAAAAGCCGTCTTCGAGCAGGGTGGCCAGGAGCATATTGTGGCTGCACCGCGCTCAGCCCACCCACTGGGCAAATGCATTGCGACCCCGTCACTGCTGGCTTACCTGATTACCTCCAAATACGCCGACGGCCTGCCCTTGTACCGCCAGGAGCAAATGCTCAAGCGCCTGGGACACGAAGTCAGCCGAACCAGCATGGCGCACTGGATCATCCGCCTGAACGACGTGTTCAAACCGCTGATGACCCTGATGCGGGAAACCCAGAATGGCAGTGATTACCTGCAAGCTGATGAAACCCGGATTCAGGTGCTCAAAGAAGACGGCAAGAAAGCCCAATCGGATAAATGGATGTGGGTGACCCGGGGCGGCCCGCCCGGAAAGCCCTCGGTTCTGTTCGAGTACGATCCCTCTCGCGGTGGCCAGGTACCGGTGCGCCTGCTGGATGACTTCCAGGGCATCCTGCAAGCCGATGGCTACTCCGGCTATGGACAGGTATGCCGCGAGAACAAGCTGACCCGCATCGGTTGTTGGGATCATGCCCGGCGCAAGTTCGTGGACGCGTCCCGGGCAGCGCCAGCCATGGGCAAAAAAGGCCCGCCCTCAAAAGCCGACGTGGCCCTGAGCCACATCCGGAAACTGTACGCCGTCGAGAAAGCCGCGAACGAACTGAGTGACGCCGAGCGCTATCGGGTGCGTCAGGAAAAAAGCCTGCCGCTGCTGAACACCTTCAAGGCTTGGCTGGAGAAAAACGCCAGCAAGGTGCTGAAAGGCTCGCTCACCCGCAAGGCGATGGACTATACCCTGAGTCAGTGGGGTACCCTGACGGGGTATTGTGAACGCGGCGATTTACAGATCAGCAACGTGCTGGCCGAAAACGCCATCCGGCCCTTCGCCGTCGGTCGTAAGGCCTGGCTGTTCGCCGATACCACCCAAGGCGCGAATGCCAGTGCCACCTGTTACTCGCTGATCGAAACGGCCAAGGCGAACAACCTGGAGCCCTCCGCTTACATCCACCATGTGCTGAAGCACATTGCCGAAGCGGATACCCTCGAAAAACTGGAAACATTGTTGCCCTGGAATGCTGAGTTGCCAGCTTCAAAAAAAGTGGCTCAGTACGATTAG
- a CDS encoding response regulator has translation MSAILNDIRQSKLLIIDDEPANLELLEELFAKEGFEQVLSSVDAVRVSSLIQGFRPDIILLDLRMPDIDGFEVLSLLDDLREQGHWIPVVVLTADITKEARYKALSLGASDFLTKPFDHMEVVLRVWNLLEMRRLYLQLKSLGESPNMSPHGPWQS, from the coding sequence ATGTCAGCGATTCTCAACGATATTCGCCAATCCAAGCTGCTGATCATCGATGATGAACCAGCAAATCTTGAGTTGCTCGAAGAGCTGTTTGCAAAAGAAGGCTTTGAACAAGTGCTTTCATCCGTTGATGCTGTCCGAGTCTCTTCACTTATCCAGGGATTTCGCCCTGACATCATTTTACTCGATTTGCGAATGCCTGATATTGATGGTTTTGAAGTATTAAGTTTGCTAGATGACTTGCGCGAGCAGGGGCACTGGATTCCAGTTGTTGTTCTCACTGCGGACATTACCAAGGAAGCTCGTTACAAAGCGTTGTCGCTAGGTGCCTCGGATTTCCTAACCAAACCCTTCGACCATATGGAAGTCGTGTTACGCGTGTGGAACCTGCTGGAAATGAGACGCCTTTACCTTCAACTAAAGTCCCTGGGCGAGTCACCGAATATGTCGCCCCATGGGCCATGGCAGTCCTGA